One region of Natronolimnobius baerhuensis genomic DNA includes:
- a CDS encoding PIN domain-containing protein — MSTGTGPAQVALDTSALMMPVELDVRLFDELERVLDGYEPTAPQAVIEELRRLSEKGGTEGTAANVGHDLATERCLIVDTEASYADDALVELARRGTVDYVVTNDRPLGDRVLEASVPVIALRGRNKLAITQP, encoded by the coding sequence ATGAGTACGGGCACAGGACCGGCACAAGTCGCACTGGATACGAGCGCGCTCATGATGCCAGTCGAACTCGACGTGCGATTGTTCGACGAACTCGAGCGCGTCCTCGATGGCTACGAGCCGACTGCGCCACAGGCCGTCATCGAAGAACTTCGTCGCCTCTCTGAGAAGGGTGGGACGGAGGGGACGGCAGCGAACGTCGGCCACGACCTGGCGACTGAACGCTGTCTCATCGTCGACACGGAGGCATCGTACGCCGACGACGCGCTGGTCGAACTCGCCCGTCGGGGCACCGTCGACTACGTCGTCACGAACGACCGCCCATTGGGCGACCGGGTGCTCGAGGCGAGCGTACCGGTAATTGCATTACGCGGGAGAAACAAGTTAGCGATAACTCAACCATAG